The sequence GAGAAAGAttgcccttctctttcccttttgctGTGTTTGCCACTTCAGGGTTTGCTTTCTGGTTAATGGTTAGATGACCTACAGTATTAGTATTATTTACCTAAGCATAAAATCAGCATTGCATAAAAAAATTTGtttgtgtggggggggggggtgtagtttttgttttttgtattttttttttttcaagtaaagaATAATGCTCATGAGAGAGAGGCTTGAAGGGTCATTTACTGCATATTTGTAACTTCAGTGTGACTTGATGGAAAGTCTTTTTTCTAATCTGGATGCATATATGTGAGAGTGCATATGTATATACTTGAAGTTCTTAAGTCTCTCCCACTCTCCCCTTTTTTTCAGGGAAATTATATTCAGTATTCAGGGGACCCACTACAGGATTTCACGCTAATGAGATTCTTGGATCGATTTGTATACAGAAATCCAAAGCCACATAAAGGCAAAGGTAtgcttttatttaacaaattatttgGTTTTCATTGttggtattttataaataatgtgaGCATATAACTTAGGTATTTATAATACACTgtcttaattttacattttagaaaacacAGACAGCGTTGTGATGCAgccaaaaaggaaacattttataaAGGATGTTCGTAATCTTGCTGGTAAGTATGAAGCTTGGACAGTTGAAACTGAATAGACAGTACAAATGTGTTATTCTTTGCTCCACTTTATCGGAATAAAACCTGAGCACCAGAGACGTTATCCATCTTTTGTTCCCAAAAATGTATGCATTTTCAGATACTGTGTGTCtgactggctttttaaaatttaatacagaaaatttcaaaacatagcCAAAGGAAATAAACATAATAGTGTGATGAACCCTCCTGTACACATCACCCAGCAATTATCAGTGCTTTATCATTCTTGCATCATCTATAACTTCATCAGCAAACCCCCAAATATACAATTATTACTATCTTTTACAGTTCACATCATCTTTTACGCTAATATGAACTTAGCAGAACAAAAACCTACATCATCGTCATTTTAAACTTAGTTGATAACTCTCTACTTTTATAGGCATTAGAATGTAGTACCCATCTGTGGAtctcattatctgtttttctATTCAGTGCAGAAATTTCTTGCTACCAGATCaatcctaacttttttttttttggttcagatAATAGGTTAAATTAGACTTCATAAATTAATCTAATTTCCAATTGACGTCTTTCATGGATCTAGGGAGATAAAAGAACTCACCCAAAGTTagttgactctttattctactttaggttaatgctatcttttcttttgtcgCCTTCTAGcgatcaagtttttttgtttgtttgtttgtttgtctctgtttctcttgcctttttcttttgcctctctgccgcctttgactcttcctccatctttgcggaagaaatgtccttatatagagtggcgatggtgctcattacataaatacgtgactatacagggaaccaacaattgtttacttaggacagaacgTATAGTGTTtgagcaaaaccatcttaaaagaaatgggttgatgaagaaaccttgagtgaaataagacggacacataaaggcaaatattgcagggtctcactgatatgaactaattataatatgtaaactcatagacatgaaatataagttaccaggatatagaatgaggctaaagaatggggagcggttgcttattatgagcagaatgttcgactagggtgaacttaaatatttggaaatggacaggggtgatggtagcatgtaatgagaataactaacagtgctaaaaggtgtgtgaaggtggtggaaagggtaagctcagagtcacgcatgtcaccagaaggaaagttggaggttaaaagatgggaatgtatgaaacagtgaatcttgtggtggacaatgtccgtgattaactatacaaatattagaaatctctctcacaaactagaataaatgtatgtcactataactagaggttaataatagagaggcatatagggaaaaaatacatacctattgaaaactatatactacagttagtagtattttaacattctttcatcaacagtaacaaatatactataccgaaactatgaatcaataatggaggggggggcgtggttaggggtgtgggaggatgtaagtttccttttttttttgtctttgtttcttttctggagtagtgaaaatgttctaaaaattgaaaaaaaaaataattgtgttgatggatgcacagctgtatggtggtgccatgggcagttgattgtacactttggatctttggatagttgtatggtatctgaacaatctcaataaaaacaaaaattaaaaaaaaaatttgaatgtgttgacaattaaaaaaacaaatcaacattTAAAGGagttaataattataatattctttcattaattgtaacaaaggcactataccaaagctaagtgtcaataacagagggatataaggtatatgggatttttttctttggaagaaatgagaatgttctcatattgactgtagtggtgaatgcataactatgtgattaataccaggagccattgattgtacacttaagatggattgcatggtgtgggaataaaactctttaaaaaaaaaaaaaaattagaaggcaAATCCCTTtttaattgaaatgagtcagaaatttttattctgaagAGAGAAAACCAATATTCTTGTGGTTCCTCAGTATTAAGTAAAACCTATTCCCAGAATGGCAACTATTATTCTCACTTTTCTGAGTTGAAAATAGCAAGTTTAAAGTTATTATTTATTAAGAGAActctttaaattttcatttctctttaaatttgGATCCTGGATACAATTGGAAGAATGAACAAATCTTGTTAGTGTGAGCTGTGCTGATGTCTCTGaactgccttttttctttttaattttgattgttactatatatacaatgtaacatttccATTTGAGCCACTTCCAGGTATACATTtctgtggtgttaattatattcagtgTTGTGCAACTGTCCCCATCATGGACCACTTTCTTTTAATTGTATCCAGTGAATAGTTTCAAATGTTAGGGTCTTCTCCACAGACACAGGCTTTTTCAGAGAGTTGTCCTTTGCACAATAGGATCCCTTCTGTCCACCTTCCTCACATTTAGAGTCTTCAAAATTGCAGACGTTCTGTATTTAACCTGGAATaacataaaaagggttattttaatacattaacatttttaacttattttcccAGTGAACAGTAAGGAGTTCGTTGCAAAAGAAGAAAGCCAAATACCAGTGGATGAAGTGTTTTTCCATAGGTAATATATTTCATATAGTTTCATTTGGAGAACTATTAAATTTAGATTTGTAGGTTCCATAAAATGCTTCATTAACATAAGTGTATCTTGAAAAGATCAGAGGATATGTCATATTGTGTCAGTTTTTGTGAAGGGAATTATAAATGTCATTTTACTAAGCTTAAGATATCTAAACGAAACTAAACCAACCAAAGTTGGGGGTTTtggtatttttaataatttaggaaataaattttgttttatgaatCTTGACTTTGTGGAACTTAataatctttaatttctttttattttaatttagtaaTTTTCTTAACACTGAAAAGGTACATTAGTTCAAAATAGTGTTAAAAAATGCATGAGTAATTTGTCTAAAACATGGTTCTTAGAGCAGAATTAGCAAAATTACTTGGGCTGCTATAGAAATAAGTCCTAAACCTACTAGTATTACTACTAATGCCTTATAGAAGTAAAGTAATTTATCTCATCTGGTTGATTTAGTTCtgacttctaaaatattttttaaaacattgtgtGTGAAGAATTTTGAGGGCATGATACTATCTGCAAACTGCTAAGCCTCATTGTACCCTATTATCAGAATAGAGCTGATTGACAAAAGATTGTAATTTGAGGTCATTCAGAGCCCCATTATATCATATTCTAATACATATATCATCAGTGTGGAAGTTTGAAACAACCTTTTATTATGCCATTTTGAGTAAGATGAGTCGGgggtggtgtttttgttttttttcttttaaacagttttattcatacaacaTACAATCCAACCATATGGGGAgggattttgtgtttgttttacctttctataatttttttttaattagagaagttgtaggtttacagaaaagtcatatataacatatataaaatacagagttcccatataccaccctattattaacagtttgcgttagtatggtatatttgttagaattcatgaaagaacatttttataattttactatagTCTActgtttacagtagggttcattgtgttgtactgtcctatgtttgctttttaatttttattctagtaacatatatacaaattaaaatttccccttttaaccacattcacatatataattcactgctgttaattacattcataaggttgtactaccattatcaccatcctttaccaaaactttaccattAACCCAAgcattggtttaaaaaaaaaaaaaaaaagggtccaactcaagcattaactccccattctctaccccaacccgggccctggtaacctgtactccagattctgactctgtgagtttgcttattcaaattatttcatgtcaTTGAGGTCacacactatttgtccttttgtgtctggcttatttcactcaacatgatgtcatcaaggttcatccatgttgttgcatgtatcccaacctccttccttttttatgactgaataatattccactgcaagtacataacatattttgtttatccattcattggttgatggacatttgagttccttctatcttttggcaattgtgaataatgccccctctgtgaacactggtgtgcataTATCCACTTGAGTCCTTgcattcaattcctttgggtatatacggTTATACAGTAATTTtataattaactttctgaggatctACCAGACTGTTCTGCAgcggctgcaccgttttacattgaGTCGGGATGTTTTTTATAGAGAACTAGTTTTGTAAGAAATTTaaatctttgaaatttactaTACCTCACATTTCAATAGTTTCCagctattttattgttttcaaaacTATGTTTTATATAATTAATACAAATTTGTCATTCATATTGAATTGAATACACTTAACTTTTATAATTGTGAGTTTGTATCATTGGCTAAAGATGCTTGGTTATAGTTAAATCGGCCTTTTAATAAAACTCAAATACAtgtcatgcattttattttaggtATTATAAAAAAATTGCTGTTGTTAAAGAGAAACAAATACGGCATGCAGATGAAGAAAGTATAGAAGATGTGGAtgatgaagaatttgaaaaaatgatTGGTAATTTGTTTGTTGACTCTTCAATTAGTAAAATAATCTGTTAATATTTGTTTATAGATCTATGGAAGATTAGTGGCAGATTAGCTAAGAAACCCTAGCAAAGGGAgggttaagaaatatttttatggtaTATGGTCATCATCCACATTTGCTCCAGAAAAATATATGGTTGTCCTTTGGACATTTCATgcaagaaaaatttttatttacatgaaTATACTCATTCTTAGGCCAAACCTGTTATAAAATAGAAAccatttttgttttgctgtttctaATCTCCTTGTACTGCTGATGACAAGTCTGCTGTTTCatcatttgtatatttataacTCATTGAACTAGAAAAATTATGGTAAACTGAAGCAAAAAAAACATGGGCAATTGGAAAGGtctacatttgattttttttgttgttgcatatTGTTTTAAACCTACTTAAAATAGACACAAAAATAGTTCTAATAGAGTAAAAAGGACCAcagttgataaatattttatctgatatttacCCTCTTTCAATAAAAGGACTGTAGAAAGAAGCCAAAATTAACTGAAATCCATTTTAGTTTAGGGATTTAGTTTCacagttttatttacattaaCAAAAAAACACTAGCAATAATCACATTTATATCATTTTGGTGTTTACTTGTCATAAACAGACCAGTCATGACTATGCATTAATAATAATTGATTCAGTTGAGACATGGTAACCTCATTATTTTTTTGCTGTATTTTACAATTTGTATATTGTTCTCTGGCAGACACATTTGAAGATGATAATTGCTTCATCTCTGGAAAGGATGATCTTGATTTTGCTGGGTAAAATACtcatctttaattttctgtttactATCACTGATTTCATTTTCCTAACATTTCCCAAATTGTTGTCCCTCAGAACACAAGAGGACTAGGTGATGTATGGGGAGAAACATATTCAAATAAGCATGGGAAGTGGATCCTGTAATTTCATTTGGGACTTTATAATGCACATTAGCATATTAAATAAAGGCTCGGAGggtctttaattctttgtcctTTAAAATCGGTTAGCAGCCTGGTATCTTGTTAATGACACTTTAGGAAACTCTGCCCTCTTTTTTAAGTTACTTTTCTCACCCCagcaacatgaaaaagaaaacaaaaggaactaAGGACAGTTCAGAAGATGAAGATTCAGAGCGTAGTGATGATGATTTCAATAACTTGGATGATGATGAAGTTTCTTTAGGAAGTATGAATGAAGAATTTGCTGAAATTGATGAAGATGGAGGAACGTTCATGGATGTGTTAGATGATGAAAGTGAAGGCATTCCAGGTAAgcacttttaaaatatgaaggaaaCATATTACACAACAGAAACCAACTGTATCTTCTGTTCTTCCTCAGCCTTAGGCTAGTGTTTCTGTTAAAGAGTATTTTTATATGGCCCTGAATTAATATGATTCGAGAGAGTTAAAGAAGCTTTTCTGCCCCCTCAATTGAAATGGAAGGTTTTTTAAAAGCAGCCGAGTTTTGAGTTTAGAACTTTCTATTTTAATCAGCAATTAGCCTGTCAGTATACAATACACGCTGATTGACATATTACCCTTTTTTAATGTTAGAATAgtaattaacaatttaaaaaagttaGTCAATATTCATTATAACCCTTAGAATAGATGGAGAAGGTGAGCCTTTTATCTTATTTGTATAGTAGCAAAGAGCACCCAAAATTGTCCTTGGACTGTTTTCTAACCTTTCTTGTCTTTTCATGTACCTCCAAACACACACATAGCTGCCCAGCATCCTGTAACTTATTTGGGAACACAGCAATAGTTTCTTGTTATTTGAAAGAGTTTTATGTTATCTTATTAATGGAATCATCTAGTATATTTTGTTGGAACTATGCCAATAATTATTCTTAGCACTTTGATCTCACTCCATCCTCAAAGCTTATGCTGGTTGAACTGTGAAACCCAGGTGATGCAGTGCCCTGCCTTTGTACTGAATATTGTAGCATAGCTTAGAATAGTATTTTCCAGTCCAAGTGTTCTTAActtaataagaatttttttttgtaacagaACTTGATAATGAAGTCAGCTCCAAACTCAGTACTaagagaagcaagagaaaacATGTAAATGATATTGATTTTGCTGGGTCATTTCAAGGTAAGAAACTGCATTTAATCTCTTAAACCCAAGTACTGTCCATATGAAAGGTATTGTTCATTATCATTTTGGGAAATGAACCTTTCTAAATTGTTTAGTGTATaaagttttatctttcatttctaaACTGTTTAGTATATAAAGTTTTATCTTtctttgtttaaaagaaaaatatactaaATAATAGCAGTTTTATTATGTGAATTTTTAAGTTATTGACAATTATTGTTTCCCTAAAATTCCTTCAATTCATGTTTAAATATCTCTAGATATCTTTTCATTCATGTTTAACTTATTCAATTTTATGTAAACTCTGGATTTTTCCATAGACATctgttacttttttccttttctcaactattgttatttattatttgacttttttaaCAGTCCATGTTCCTttattaactttgtttttcttttttatgagatCTGCCAGTTTGCTGCATTGGCAAAACAGTTGTATAGGAATTCTCTCAGCTAATTTGTTCTctgatttaaaaacatacatatcTTATAGCATAGAGATTATGCTTTTTAGAGTAACACATGTAAAAtgctaataaaagagaaaaatactatattgaatgaaagtttcatttttttaagcttttgagAAAAATGTAAGAAGTGCtgtaataaatatttcatgtctTAATTCTGTGGATAAATTTagaggctttttctttttcttttttttaaacatgcttGTCTTCTAATGCCTTTCTAGCTCTCTAGCTTCTCCTTACTGGTAAATATTgaggaagaataaaaacagatttgCAAAATTATCATAATTTACATGTTGGTATTAGTGTCAGTGACTTTTATGCCTACAAAATTTTTATCAGTTCTTTCAAATATTGTTAGCAGTATCGTAAAGATATGTCTCCTAACAGCTTATTTACattggatgaaatatttaaattagaaCATGTTATCTTCCATTTTATGCCTCCCATTGAGTGATATCACATTTTTTATAACAATATATGCTCAGATATAGGACAATGATACCATCCCTcagaaaaaatgtttctttatcaCTTACTGAGCCTGTTATATTTCAGGATGTTCTCTCAGTGACTTCATTTGAATTACTGAGCACTATTTTAGAAGTCATTTAAGCCTGAAAGGCTCTCAAACCTCAATCAGTAATAGTTTTGAATGCTGATTAATggatacatgaaaaatataattaaaaaggaGACAAAGGAATTTCATACAGATTTATTAACTGATATTGAGAAGGGGGTATGACCGTACATTTACAAATGTTGGATATTACTATAAGCAAACAttaaggaaacttttaaaaagcagtatGGTAAGTGCTTACTCATGAATTCACAGATATACACCTACAGGAATAATGAAAAGCAAACAATCCTGTCCTAATACTATGCAAATCGGTATTGTAGcttgaaataaaatatgcaataatAGTACCATAAATGCTTCTTAAATACCATACATTTCAACTTgataaaaatgaagaggaaatgcTCTAGAAACCGTTTACCAAAAGTGGCTCTGATATCCATACAGACTTGTACACaattgttcatagcagtattattcataatagtcaaaagggggtaacaacccaaatatccattaactggtggctggataaataaaatgtggtataatctTTGCAGTGGTTCAGCCATAAACAGAAATGAAGCACTGCTACATGATAGAACATGCCACATGCCAAAAGAAGCCACATGcgaaagaccacatattgtatgattccttttaaatgaaatatccagaaaagacaaatctataAAAATGAAGTAGATTGATGGCTAGCTGGGACAGGTGGTGAGCGCACATGGGCACAAGGGATgtttttgtggtgatggaaatgttctaaaggTGAATTGTGATGGTTGAACAACTCTGTTAATTTCCTAAAACTTAGATCAATTGAAGTTTATAGCATGTAATTATTCCTCAGTAAagctgttgtttttaaaaaagagagagattttaagCAAATCAAAAAGTGGCTTTAGAGGTCCCGGAGACACTGATGTCAAAGATGCAAAGAGTCTGAATAATATTGTTTCAGGAAGGGTGAGAATGGAAAAAAGCAGTGTTTCTAAGTTAATGTATTTTTAGATAATCTGatttaaaatatgtgtaaattaatAAGTATTACAgacattttactattttgtctATATCTCTGAAAGTTTGTGTTGTCAAACTTaatagggaattttttttaaggagaatGACTTTATATTGAGTAGTATAATCAAAACTTCACTCATAACATAATAAACATACCTTCAATATCAGTTTTTTCACAGTTACTTCAAAGAATAACACTTCTCACTTAGAATTTACATTTTGCCTTAAATATTCCCAAACTCATTCATTTAAAGTTGGAATTTTAATCTTGCCTGACACTGGTATTTCACTTAAGGGTAATCCTTGACCAAATCTGAAAGGCAGGAAGATAATGTTTTTATCTGAACAGTTTTGTTAggatattaattaaaaaaaaaaaaaaaaaaaaaagtattatctacTTACTCAAATAAGTtatatttctgtctttaaatGCCAGCTATCTAATGGGGCTACAAGATAATAGTAGGTTTTaagccaaaaaaattttttaacaaaacCATGTTGAAAGATTTACATTTTTCCATAAGTCATTGGGTTTACAACTGAATAATCTAAGGTTATACTTTTTTCAGGAccaaggcagagaaagaaaagaaatttcaatGACTCCAGCCTCTTTGTATCTGCTGAAGAGGTAAGTAAGGTTAATGTACCACTTTAAGAAGTTAACTATCCTACATGTTCTAAGTTttctaataaacttttttttttttttctctataagTTTGGCCACCTATTGGATGAAAATATGGGGTCCAAATTTGATAACATTGGTATGAATGCCATGGCTAATAAAGATAATGCAAGTAAGTatcctgaattttttttattgaggtttcAAAATACCCTTGACTTAGAATTTCTGAAGATATAAATATGTTGGGAGGACCTTTTTACAGCACCTTACAACCTGAAAGGAATGGCTTTCTCATCTTCCGACTAGGCAACATGTAGAATTAAAAGTACTTAGATTacaaccttttaaaatttaatttgtttagGGAGTTGTGTGTTTGCTAAGTAAATTTATGTGCTTTAtagacattttaattatttctgatAGTCATAGTACTGGTTTCTATTCTTTCATCAGTAAGTTTGTTCATTGGGAAAAAATCTTTAATAGAGCATTTGCATCCTTCGTGGTCTTTAATTTGTAAAACATAAATCTTGGACAATAAAtaataacagaagaaaacaaacaagcagtGAATTTTGCATAGTGGGTGGGAAACCAGGAGGTGCAGGCCATGGCAGGCCAAGGGCTCCTGTTTCACTCAGTAGGATGTTCTTCGGACTGCCAGTAGGCCACAGAGTGGTGGGCTcatctttcttctcctcccctcGAAAGGTTTCAAACAGCTCAGATGGGAAGCTGAACGTGACGACTGGCTACACAACAGAGATGTGAAAAGTatcatcaagaaaaagaaaaatttcaaaaagaaggGACTGAAACCCACTCATAAAgctaaaaggcaaagaaaatgagtgtttttaaaattaactataatcTAAAATTCTACTTACTCCTAATTTTTGCTGTTCATCCACTTTTCTTGATCTTGCTCTCTGATTCCATACATTCCAGAATGTTCAAGGGATTTAtaataaactataaataaaatatagctgTCATTTATAAAATCATGTGAAAATGCTATTAAAATTTTTTGCTATTGAGAAAATCAAACTTTTTCCCAGATTCCTACatagtaaataaaaaagatatgataCATATTTAATGTGCAAGCACTAGTACCATGCTACTAATTATTGTAACGAGCACTACTTTTTAAGCAGTGTCTTTGTACCAGATATTGAACTGAGTAATTACATAATGTTACTTTGTTTAATTAATCCTTACAGCGGTATTTTGAGGTGggcattatctcatttgacagagaaagaaacagcTCCAAGAAGTTAGCAAATCTAAGatcagtttttactttttaagctGTGGTTTGATTCCATCACAACCCTAACTATTCCAACGGGTATGTTGTTAGCCACTGTATAAGAATTAAGAATCCAGACCATTAGATAACTGCCTACAGATGAAAATTTTCTCCACTATATGGTCTCAGAATCTAAAATGAGATGAATTGTGTTGTTGGAAGTTGACATTGGAAAACAACGGTCATTTTAGCTCTTAATTAGTTGAAGATCTTAAATTATTCCTTAATCTGTAAGATACCTGAAAATTATTTGTActattatttttacttaaggAAAAGTAAAACGTACCTTCtaagatgaagggaaatttcttgcTCATTGTTTCCCtgaaatctgatttaaaaaaaaaaaagtcttaaaattaGAGTTATTTGGAAAtggtttttaaaagcaaattctcAGTGTTGGTGTGTAATACCttatgaattgtttttctttgaaagccCTTTACCTTATTACGGAATTTCAAATAAGAGTGTACACAGATTTAGAAGTTGATCCTTAATTTGCTTTTAAATGTTTGGATGTTTTCTTAGACACCCTGACTTACAGTTTAAAAGTATAGAGACTTTGTGAGTTTACAAAGCAATCTGCTACAGTGTTCTAGTGAAATACTTTGACAAAATCAAGTGACTCTTGCCCACTTCACTCTTCTGTGAAGAGTTCCAGTGACAAACAGTACT is a genomic window of Choloepus didactylus isolate mChoDid1 chromosome 17, mChoDid1.pri, whole genome shotgun sequence containing:
- the CEBPZOS gene encoding protein CEBPZOS isoform X2 — protein: MARTMEPLAKKIFKTILVAEVMGIFGAYFLFNKMNTSQDFRETMSKKFPFILEVYYKSLEHSGMYGIREQDQEKWMNSKN